The genomic segment TCCACTTCATAACAGCAGGGGCCAATACTTGGTCCCAGAGCCACCCAACATTCGCGAATATCCCCTCCCAGGTTTTTAAATTCCCTGAGAACGTTATTCACGATTTTACCCACTGTCCCTTTCCAGCCTGCATGAGCAATACTTATTGCCTCAAGGGTTGGATGATAAAAAAATACAGGCACGCAGTCTGCGAAGAAAGCCATTAACCCCAGAGAGCTTGTTGTTATTAACCCATCTACTCCAGGCAAAACCGTTTTAACATCCTTACTTCCTCGACCCGCATCAGTTGATTCAACGTGTTGAACCTCTACACCATGAACTTGTTCCCCTATTACGAAATCGTTCCACTCCGCATCCCATTCCTGTAGCCAGAGCTCTCGATTTCTCAAGACGATTTCCGGATCGTCCCCCACATGTAACCCTAAATTCAAGGATTCATAGGGAGATTCTCCCACTCCGCCCCAGCGCGTTGAAAAACCAACTTGAATTCCACGTTCTTCCCACTCTGGAA from the Desulfitobacterium metallireducens DSM 15288 genome contains:
- the pgeF gene encoding peptidoglycan editing factor PgeF, which produces MNWCYHQGEKLTYLTLPEWEERGIQVGFSTRWGGVGESPYESLNLGLHVGDDPEIVLRNRELWLQEWDAEWNDFVIGEQVHGVEVQHVESTDAGRGSKDVKTVLPGVDGLITTSSLGLMAFFADCVPVFFYHPTLEAISIAHAGWKGTVGKIVNNVLREFKNLGGDIRECWVALGPSIGPCCYEVDERVMKLFQETFKETPFIKPSRLGHAQLDLWEANRQLLLEAGVLPKNIWSDGICTACHTDRFFSHRQEGPMTGRMAGWIRRKD